Proteins from a single region of Nitrososphaerales archaeon:
- a CDS encoding ArsR family transcriptional regulator, which translates to MQAAPRRVKTIYSVIASPQRLEILRILNIKGPLTYSALKILAGFKSKKESGKFAYHLRKLVKQLLIQLNRQERKYTVTNLGRLVLNLTRQIEEQSLVESGKLYVRTSHQTMEEFNANKILQSLVKEAGMPVELAQKITSETESRLYKFQTQYLTAPLIREIVNALLVEHSLEEYRHKLTRLGMPIYDVTQLLNKAGDDGQNVENLIHQTGKQVFSEYLLLEQLPRDVADAHLSGDIHITDAGSWGLTPDTVFVDLLSVRSAGINPRGRILNASMIPSPENAERALNIVLNMASILCREVTEEMAFRNFLQYLGPFCKSKSKRELESLLLRFYETIGSPIAGAEKPSISIELNPYRHDDVGRDVMDKTLEAALSAYRSFAEETPRPDLRLLIAKPNRVDETQTLKEAAAIIFNGGRIAFFSSDQRRSFLGLNAGILPQELQADNVSVLHNLSLNLPRLAYDSNQDETYFRAKLALLIGVAADALTTRRRLIERTLKRGLLPALGSGSDAVTTGTMPLVMNLVGLDETLASLIRDPTSASRFALAEKIVETATQVATEKSSKNEKLGAAMLDLDGGVRMASLDAEKYGKANLQPLQKNAYTQSPKLALADLENQEKMQYLSRLSVGLQGGLSVTLDGSAEDVRGIYNTILNATPKIPYFKVDRTISVCRNCGAKLPQNATRCKRCKSVATVQYSTAV; encoded by the coding sequence TTGCAGGCAGCTCCTAGAAGGGTCAAGACGATTTACAGCGTCATTGCGTCTCCGCAGAGGCTTGAGATCCTGAGGATACTGAACATCAAGGGCCCGCTCACTTACAGCGCGCTGAAGATTCTGGCAGGGTTCAAGTCGAAGAAGGAGTCTGGGAAGTTTGCGTACCACCTTAGGAAGCTCGTGAAGCAGCTCCTGATACAGCTGAACCGCCAAGAGAGGAAGTACACGGTCACGAACCTCGGAAGGCTCGTGCTCAACCTCACCAGGCAGATTGAGGAGCAATCGCTCGTCGAGAGCGGGAAGCTGTACGTCAGGACTTCCCACCAGACCATGGAGGAGTTCAACGCCAACAAGATTCTGCAGTCACTCGTCAAGGAGGCGGGCATGCCTGTCGAGTTGGCCCAGAAGATCACGAGCGAAACGGAGTCGAGGCTCTACAAGTTCCAGACGCAGTACCTCACGGCTCCGCTGATCAGGGAAATAGTGAACGCGCTACTTGTCGAACACAGTCTCGAAGAGTACAGGCACAAGCTCACGAGGCTTGGGATGCCAATCTATGACGTGACGCAGCTGCTCAACAAGGCGGGGGACGACGGGCAGAACGTCGAAAACCTGATTCATCAGACGGGCAAGCAGGTCTTCTCCGAGTATCTTCTGCTAGAGCAGCTCCCGAGGGACGTCGCAGACGCTCACCTCTCGGGCGACATCCACATCACTGACGCCGGGTCGTGGGGGCTGACGCCGGACACTGTCTTCGTAGACCTGCTCTCGGTGAGGAGCGCGGGAATCAACCCGAGAGGAAGAATACTCAACGCGTCGATGATACCCAGTCCCGAGAACGCCGAGAGGGCGCTCAACATCGTACTCAACATGGCGTCGATACTCTGCAGAGAAGTGACGGAGGAGATGGCATTCAGAAATTTCCTGCAGTACCTCGGGCCTTTCTGCAAGTCAAAGAGCAAGAGGGAACTCGAGTCGCTCCTCCTGAGATTCTACGAAACGATTGGGTCGCCGATCGCTGGCGCGGAGAAGCCGTCGATCAGCATCGAACTGAACCCATACAGACACGACGACGTCGGAAGGGACGTGATGGACAAGACGCTGGAAGCAGCGCTCTCCGCCTACAGGAGCTTCGCCGAGGAGACGCCGAGGCCAGACCTCAGACTGTTGATCGCTAAGCCGAATAGGGTCGACGAGACGCAGACGCTCAAGGAGGCGGCGGCCATAATCTTCAACGGAGGCAGGATAGCGTTCTTCTCTTCGGACCAGCGCAGGAGTTTTCTCGGCCTAAACGCTGGCATCCTCCCCCAAGAACTCCAAGCGGATAACGTAAGCGTCTTGCACAACTTGAGTCTAAACCTGCCGAGACTCGCCTACGACTCCAACCAGGACGAGACCTACTTCAGGGCCAAGCTCGCCCTGCTGATCGGGGTGGCTGCAGACGCGCTCACAACCAGGCGGAGGCTCATAGAGAGGACGCTGAAGAGGGGGCTGCTCCCGGCCCTGGGGTCAGGGTCGGACGCAGTCACGACCGGGACAATGCCCCTGGTGATGAACCTGGTGGGGCTCGACGAGACGCTTGCGAGCCTGATACGCGACCCCACCTCGGCGTCCAGGTTCGCTTTAGCTGAGAAGATAGTAGAGACAGCCACCCAGGTGGCCACTGAGAAGTCCAGCAAGAACGAGAAGCTGGGGGCCGCGATGCTCGACCTGGACGGCGGTGTAAGGATGGCCAGCCTTGACGCTGAGAAGTACGGCAAGGCGAACCTTCAGCCCCTTCAGAAGAACGCTTACACGCAGTCTCCCAAGTTGGCCCTAGCCGACTTGGAGAACCAGGAGAAGATGCAGTACCTCTCGAGGCTCTCGGTTGGGTTGCAGGGAGGGCTGTCCGTGACGCTGGACGGTTCGGCCGAGGATGTCAGGGGGATCTACAACACAATCCTGAACGCGACGCCCAAGATACCTTACTTCAAGGTAGACAGGACGATATCCGTCTGCAGGAATTGCGGTGCGAAGCTGCCGCAGAATGCTACGAGGTGCAAGCGTTGCAAATCCGTGGCCACTGTGCAGTACTCGACAGCCGTCTAG